A single window of Anaerocolumna chitinilytica DNA harbors:
- a CDS encoding radical SAM protein has translation MDWGQLSAQLTMDSFKQQLPFMGQFELTTRCNFGCRMCYTCSGLSHSALKEKELSAKSWIQLAKEAYDAGMLFLLLTGGEIFYREDFREIYEEITQMGFIVSLYSNGSLINEKVINWLAKRPPSQIDITLYGASPETYKRVCGNANGFYKTLEGIRLLKDAGIEVQIRSTIIQENLADLEQMMEIAEGLELKLNIVDYISPGREINNRDTGRLEPSQQAQLLKRMDDYNSRTEPGYRTEDFYEDKESFYEALDCFKSFESQGPFPCNSGKNSFFITWDGRMVPCPTLSIPYSEPLSQGFQKAWKDLADKCLEVPTCKTCEKCSLQENCSACPGRLLSETGSFEEPAPYLCELTRERLKIQI, from the coding sequence ATGGATTGGGGGCAGTTAAGTGCGCAGCTGACAATGGATTCGTTTAAGCAGCAGCTGCCTTTTATGGGCCAGTTTGAGCTGACCACTAGGTGTAATTTTGGCTGCCGTATGTGTTATACCTGTTCTGGGTTAAGCCATAGCGCACTAAAAGAAAAGGAACTGAGTGCGAAAAGCTGGATTCAGCTTGCAAAGGAGGCATATGATGCCGGAATGCTCTTTTTGCTGTTAACAGGAGGGGAAATCTTTTATCGGGAAGATTTTCGTGAAATATATGAAGAAATAACGCAGATGGGTTTTATTGTGAGTTTATACAGCAATGGTTCCCTTATCAACGAGAAAGTAATAAACTGGTTGGCGAAAAGACCGCCTTCCCAGATAGATATTACGCTATACGGAGCATCTCCTGAGACTTATAAAAGGGTATGCGGAAATGCAAACGGGTTTTACAAGACCTTAGAAGGAATCAGACTGTTAAAAGACGCCGGTATTGAGGTTCAGATAAGGAGTACCATAATTCAGGAAAATCTTGCCGATCTGGAACAGATGATGGAGATAGCTGAAGGACTGGAGCTAAAATTAAATATTGTGGATTACATATCACCGGGGAGAGAAATAAACAACAGGGATACAGGAAGATTGGAGCCCTCCCAGCAGGCACAGCTTTTAAAGAGAATGGATGATTATAATAGCAGGACGGAGCCAGGATACCGAACAGAGGATTTCTATGAGGATAAGGAAAGTTTTTATGAGGCCTTAGACTGCTTTAAGTCCTTCGAAAGCCAAGGACCTTTTCCTTGTAATAGCGGAAAGAATTCCTTCTTTATTACCTGGGACGGCAGGATGGTACCCTGCCCCACTCTAAGTATTCCCTATTCAGAGCCATTATCTCAGGGGTTTCAAAAAGCCTGGAAGGACTTGGCTGATAAATGTCTGGAAGTGCCTACCTGTAAGACCTGTGAGAAATGCTCCTTACAGGAGAATTGCAGTGCTTGCCCTGGCAGGTTGTTAAGTGAAACGGGAAGCTTTGAAGAACCCGCTCCCTATCTGTGTGAGTTAACAAGAGAAAGATTAAAAATTCAAATATAA
- a CDS encoding VanZ family protein codes for MTNIFNELFYPIFTDLHVAAATYLISSILPALLALVTFDTTYLLLYRKKRKSTEVFRKSSQFLLYLLFFYLAFAFYLTVLSRPTGSRTRVDLMPFATMSVRAAGNVYAAENILLFIPFGFLYRLLPFTANKLGKCFRSGIILSVFIEMVQFITGRGYLQTDDVILNAFGCIIGYIIGNQLIKLTDSLLLRSG; via the coding sequence CGCTGCCACTTACCTGATATCCTCTATACTCCCCGCTTTATTAGCCCTTGTAACCTTTGATACCACCTACCTGCTGCTCTATCGAAAGAAGAGAAAAAGTACGGAGGTGTTTCGAAAAAGCAGTCAGTTTCTATTATATCTGCTGTTTTTTTACCTGGCATTTGCTTTCTATCTGACAGTATTATCAAGACCAACCGGATCCAGGACCAGAGTGGACTTAATGCCTTTCGCTACGATGTCAGTACGGGCAGCAGGGAATGTATATGCAGCGGAAAATATTTTGCTATTTATCCCTTTTGGGTTCTTGTACCGCCTTCTCCCCTTTACGGCTAACAAACTTGGAAAGTGTTTCAGGAGCGGCATTATACTCAGTGTTTTTATCGAAATGGTTCAATTTATCACCGGCAGAGGATACCTGCAGACCGACGATGTAATTTTAAATGCATTTGGTTGTATTATTGGATATATTATTGGGAATCAGTTAATAAAATTAACAGACAGCCTTCTGTTACGTTCAGGATAA
- a CDS encoding PqqD family protein: MKIKEGFLLREIAGSFVVVPIGQRVIDFNGLMSLNESGALLWARLEKGIKSIEELVGILCENYLVERETAREDIEIFLNKISERGLMEDGNGLGAVKCAADNGFV, translated from the coding sequence ATGAAAATAAAGGAAGGATTTTTGCTCCGGGAAATAGCGGGCTCTTTTGTTGTAGTACCTATCGGACAGAGGGTGATTGATTTTAACGGGCTTATGAGTCTTAACGAAAGCGGGGCCCTGCTTTGGGCGAGGCTTGAAAAGGGCATAAAATCAATAGAAGAATTAGTTGGAATTCTATGTGAGAATTATTTGGTGGAAAGGGAGACAGCAAGGGAAGACATTGAAATCTTCCTAAATAAAATTTCAGAGAGAGGATTGATGGAGGATGGCAATGGATTGGGGGCAGTTAAGTGCGCAGCTGACAATGGATTCGTTTAA
- a CDS encoding LCP family protein, which produces MERPVGPKGKKIKKITGITAAVIAFLILCGYLLAHSYISKMNRVEALSKDGVIKETSGADITDEDSRLDTDSSGEALGGDSSGEDAFGDDSSGDDSFGEDSSGDDSSPELISSAEEAIRKNMEDKSTSVLSDKNVFNILLIGTDNRKVGENSRSDAMILLSINKKSKTITSASLLRDIYLQIPGKNNNRLNAAYAYGGPSLLMNTIEQNFKVSVDRYASVDFYVFMDIIDAVGGVTIEVTDKEIPIINNYLAELNSLRGEKEGTDYLQEAGVLKLNGKQALAYARNRYIGTDFERTARQRRVLSEALQKVKKLNLIQLNSLLNKLLPQITTNLTEGEIFSMILSIPKYAGYKMDQSHIPVDNSYQFMRIRGMDVITLNFDKNIKVLQEQLYPNQSKREVTLNQ; this is translated from the coding sequence ATGGAGAGACCAGTCGGACCTAAAGGTAAGAAAATAAAGAAAATAACAGGTATAACAGCGGCAGTTATAGCCTTTCTCATACTCTGTGGCTATCTTTTGGCCCATAGTTATATCAGTAAGATGAATCGAGTGGAAGCTCTTTCAAAAGATGGGGTTATAAAAGAAACTTCTGGGGCAGATATTACTGATGAGGACAGCCGCTTAGATACTGATAGTTCAGGAGAAGCTTTAGGAGGGGATTCATCTGGAGAAGATGCTTTTGGAGATGATTCATCAGGAGATGATTCATTTGGAGAAGATTCTTCTGGAGATGATTCATCTCCTGAGCTGATCTCCTCAGCAGAGGAAGCTATTCGAAAGAATATGGAAGATAAAAGTACTTCGGTCTTATCGGATAAGAATGTGTTTAACATACTCTTAATCGGAACAGATAACAGGAAGGTAGGGGAGAACTCCCGCTCCGATGCTATGATACTCTTATCCATTAATAAGAAGAGTAAAACCATAACTAGTGCATCTTTGCTGAGGGATATTTATCTTCAAATACCTGGAAAGAACAACAACCGGTTAAATGCAGCATATGCTTATGGCGGTCCGAGCCTTTTAATGAATACGATTGAACAGAATTTTAAAGTAAGTGTGGATCGCTATGCATCTGTGGATTTTTATGTATTTATGGATATCATAGATGCTGTTGGAGGAGTAACCATCGAGGTCACCGATAAGGAAATACCTATCATAAATAACTATTTGGCTGAGCTTAACAGTTTACGAGGGGAGAAAGAAGGAACAGATTACCTGCAGGAGGCCGGAGTATTAAAGCTGAATGGTAAGCAGGCATTAGCCTATGCCAGAAACCGGTATATAGGAACTGATTTTGAGAGAACAGCAAGGCAAAGAAGAGTTTTAAGTGAAGCACTGCAAAAGGTTAAGAAGCTGAATCTGATTCAGTTGAACAGTCTCCTCAATAAATTGCTGCCGCAGATTACTACAAACCTCACAGAAGGTGAGATATTTTCGATGATTCTATCCATTCCCAAATATGCAGGTTATAAAATGGATCAAAGTCATATACCGGTAGATAATTCCTACCAGTTTATGCGCATTAGAGGAATGGATGTTATTACACTGAATTTTGATAAGAACATCAAAGTATTGCAGGAACAGTTATATCCTAATCAGAGCAAACGGGAAGTTACTCTAAACCAGTAA
- the rimI gene encoding ribosomal protein S18-alanine N-acetyltransferase: protein MSIHQMVVRPMKPEDMEQVYTIEYNSFSRPWSQESFLNSLKNPQNLYLVAEAEGIILGYCGLWGIVGEGEITNVAVDKKYRNQGVGERILTELIESGRKMGIAAFTLEVRQSNLSAIHLYHKLGFVDTAVRKNYYEAPVEDALIMWL, encoded by the coding sequence ATGAGTATACATCAAATGGTAGTCCGTCCCATGAAGCCAGAAGACATGGAACAGGTATATACAATCGAATACAATTCCTTTTCAAGACCCTGGAGTCAGGAATCCTTTCTAAACTCCTTGAAGAATCCGCAGAATCTCTATCTGGTTGCAGAAGCTGAGGGAATTATTCTTGGTTATTGCGGATTGTGGGGAATTGTTGGCGAAGGTGAGATAACCAATGTTGCTGTTGATAAAAAGTACCGGAACCAGGGGGTAGGGGAAAGGATTTTGACAGAGCTGATAGAGAGCGGGCGCAAGATGGGAATTGCCGCCTTTACACTGGAAGTACGTCAAAGCAATCTGTCTGCTATTCATCTCTATCATAAGCTGGGATTCGTGGATACAGCGGTCAGAAAGAACTATTACGAGGCACCGGTAGAAGATGCACTGATTATGTGGTTGTAA
- a CDS encoding nucleotidyltransferase domain-containing protein gives MQKNSMILIKLLSAAISGKSPVLPESVPDWPVIYEEALAHQVHTLLFPVIEKLPAELKPEPALLSSWKNDMLREGTFQIQHVEQMVRVFQYFKEQEIPMIALKGLILRNYYPVKELRIMGDADVLIRYEDLKRAHAALVKLGYKKGEFSERHIVYTLEGFPDIELHTLLTENSDMESKADFTSHVWDNTSTELLDTTPVLSLSVKDQTLHQIFHIVHHICSGGIGLRQLCDFTLFTAFHAKDIIWENIFSELELYGYDKFTRTLLAICQDLFSLPLPDELLPVEEEQALYYRNKLTEDILEAGTFGKRTDERAASRNILRYIKGGKRTMIFNLIRFLFPIPAQLRYRYRYAKKYPFLLPIAWVHRGVYNLRQLSLLAFIWNKESSTAYSDRIQLLTWLELR, from the coding sequence ATGCAAAAAAATTCAATGATCCTTATTAAACTTCTATCTGCTGCTATTTCAGGTAAGTCACCGGTATTGCCTGAGTCAGTCCCTGATTGGCCCGTTATTTACGAAGAAGCCCTTGCCCACCAAGTCCATACCTTACTATTTCCGGTAATAGAAAAACTCCCCGCAGAATTAAAGCCTGAACCTGCACTTCTCTCCTCCTGGAAGAATGATATGCTTCGGGAAGGAACATTCCAGATTCAGCATGTGGAACAGATGGTGAGAGTCTTTCAGTATTTTAAGGAACAAGAAATTCCTATGATTGCTTTAAAAGGATTAATCCTTCGTAATTATTACCCTGTAAAAGAACTTCGTATTATGGGTGATGCAGATGTTTTAATACGCTATGAAGACCTTAAAAGGGCTCATGCAGCTCTGGTTAAGCTGGGTTACAAAAAAGGCGAATTCAGTGAGCGTCATATTGTCTATACCCTTGAAGGCTTTCCCGATATTGAGCTGCATACCCTGTTGACGGAAAATTCCGATATGGAAAGCAAAGCTGATTTTACTTCTCATGTATGGGACAATACTAGCACCGAGCTGTTAGATACAACACCTGTATTAAGCCTGTCCGTGAAGGACCAGACTCTTCACCAAATCTTTCATATTGTTCACCATATTTGTTCCGGAGGTATCGGGCTACGGCAATTATGTGACTTTACGCTGTTTACAGCCTTTCACGCCAAGGATATTATCTGGGAAAATATCTTTTCGGAATTAGAACTCTATGGATATGATAAATTCACCCGAACCCTGCTTGCCATCTGCCAGGATTTATTTAGTTTGCCCCTTCCGGATGAACTGCTCCCGGTAGAAGAGGAGCAAGCTCTCTATTACCGGAACAAACTGACAGAAGACATCCTGGAGGCCGGCACCTTTGGAAAACGTACGGATGAAAGAGCCGCTTCCCGCAACATCCTCCGGTACATAAAGGGTGGGAAAAGAACAATGATCTTCAATCTAATAAGATTTTTATTTCCGATTCCCGCTCAGCTAAGATACCGGTATCGTTATGCCAAAAAGTATCCCTTTCTGCTTCCCATTGCCTGGGTACACCGGGGAGTATATAACCTAAGGCAGCTTTCTCTCCTTGCTTTTATCTGGAACAAAGAGAGCTCCACTGCTTATTCTGATAGAATTCAGCTCCTTACCTGGCTAGAGCTTCGCTAG
- a CDS encoding S24/S26 family peptidase produces the protein MSELKEVKSDSIMPVIKNLIKEGKGVRITVTGNSMYPFLRDKKDSVVLYRTSMESVKIGDIILVKRKEGDYVLHRVIRKGKQALYLLGDAQKSKEGPIYSSQILAKAEVIYRGDRELAVDGWFIRILSLLWTLVIPFRKIIMKGYHKVRNCRLAVLK, from the coding sequence ATGTCTGAATTAAAGGAAGTGAAATCCGACAGCATAATGCCTGTCATAAAGAATCTGATAAAAGAAGGCAAAGGGGTGCGTATTACCGTAACAGGAAATAGTATGTACCCTTTTTTGCGTGATAAAAAAGATAGTGTGGTACTCTATAGGACTTCCATGGAAAGTGTAAAAATCGGAGATATTATACTTGTAAAAAGAAAGGAGGGCGACTATGTGCTCCACAGAGTAATACGGAAAGGAAAGCAGGCCCTCTACTTGCTGGGAGACGCACAAAAGAGTAAGGAGGGCCCCATCTACAGCAGCCAGATACTGGCGAAAGCAGAAGTGATTTATCGAGGGGATAGAGAACTGGCTGTAGATGGCTGGTTTATCAGAATATTGTCCTTACTTTGGACACTGGTTATCCCCTTTCGGAAAATCATAATGAAGGGTTATCATAAGGTAAGAAACTGCCGTCTGGCAGTATTAAAGTAA
- the tsaE gene encoding tRNA (adenosine(37)-N6)-threonylcarbamoyltransferase complex ATPase subunit type 1 TsaE, whose protein sequence is MIIETNSREETFELGKRLGEQAKSGEIYCLSGDLGTGKTVFTQGFARGLGITEPVNSPTFTIVSEYEEGRLPLYHFDVYRIEDIEEMEEIGYEDYFYGEGVCLVEWAELIKELLPETLTSITIEKNTAKGFDYRKITVTGGKLIEE, encoded by the coding sequence ATGATAATAGAAACCAATAGCAGGGAAGAAACCTTTGAACTTGGGAAGCGTTTGGGAGAGCAGGCAAAGTCAGGAGAAATATATTGTCTGTCCGGAGATTTAGGAACCGGGAAGACAGTATTTACACAAGGCTTTGCAAGAGGTCTTGGAATTACGGAACCGGTAAACAGCCCAACCTTTACGATTGTTTCCGAGTATGAGGAAGGAAGGCTTCCCCTGTATCATTTTGATGTATATCGCATTGAAGATATCGAAGAGATGGAGGAAATAGGGTACGAAGATTATTTCTACGGAGAAGGTGTCTGCCTTGTAGAATGGGCTGAGTTAATTAAAGAATTGCTTCCTGAAACCCTTACCTCTATTACGATAGAAAAGAACACAGCAAAAGGCTTTGATTACCGAAAGATTACGGTCACCGGCGGTAAGCTTATAGAAGAATAA
- a CDS encoding VanZ family protein, whose protein sequence is MTRKRWLAWVPAILIMIIIFLFSSENSNESSNLSGSLTKSMVEAVINAADLTVTSAEQEHIIESIHTPVRKVGHLSEYAMLGITVAFALIYCHRLRGRRLYLLSIGLCVLYASSDEFHQFFTPGRSPMITDVGIDTFGAIIGILLCAQISRHINRKKNVKNYP, encoded by the coding sequence GTGACTAGAAAACGATGGTTAGCCTGGGTTCCGGCAATTCTGATTATGATAATAATTTTTTTATTTTCTTCGGAGAACAGCAATGAGTCCTCCAACTTAAGCGGTTCTTTAACAAAATCCATGGTTGAGGCAGTAATCAATGCAGCTGATTTAACTGTAACTTCGGCGGAGCAGGAGCATATCATAGAGAGTATACATACCCCTGTAAGGAAGGTTGGACATCTATCAGAGTATGCGATGCTTGGTATTACAGTCGCCTTTGCATTAATTTATTGTCATCGGCTGAGAGGGAGAAGGTTGTATCTATTAAGTATCGGCCTTTGCGTCCTTTATGCCTCCAGTGATGAATTCCACCAGTTCTTCACGCCCGGTCGGTCGCCGATGATAACGGATGTAGGAATCGATACATTCGGTGCAATTATTGGAATTCTTCTCTGCGCTCAGATATCTCGTCATATCAACAGGAAGAAGAATGTTAAAAATTACCCTTGA
- a CDS encoding YveK family protein → MNKSSNDLKENIIELFAYLKKRILWILLSGITFGVLVCTAYYYLVPEEYQAAIKIQSGMQVSNDFTRLITSRPILEQVIYEAGVDMTPEELDSAFFISIVGDSRVMEMEVSDYDPKQAVTLVRAFLKTAKADYGTIFNLRVVEDTGEAYPLPKEYAGSFLRSFLIGAAVCIVIISIKYFRSSKIQKADEIAELLHLPILAVLPRWDIQKRK, encoded by the coding sequence ATGAATAAGAGCAGCAATGATCTGAAAGAAAATATAATAGAGTTATTCGCCTATTTAAAAAAGCGGATTCTTTGGATACTACTTAGTGGAATCACTTTTGGAGTTCTGGTTTGCACCGCTTACTATTATCTTGTGCCGGAGGAATACCAGGCAGCGATTAAAATTCAATCCGGAATGCAGGTCAGCAATGATTTTACCAGATTAATTACCAGCAGGCCGATTTTAGAACAGGTAATCTATGAGGCAGGAGTAGATATGACGCCGGAGGAATTGGACAGTGCGTTTTTTATCTCGATTGTAGGAGATTCCAGAGTAATGGAGATGGAAGTAAGCGATTATGATCCGAAGCAGGCGGTGACTCTAGTCCGGGCTTTTCTAAAAACTGCAAAGGCTGACTATGGAACTATCTTTAACCTGAGAGTTGTAGAAGACACCGGAGAGGCCTACCCTTTGCCAAAAGAGTACGCAGGCAGTTTTCTTAGAAGTTTTCTTATCGGTGCCGCCGTTTGCATTGTAATTATTTCTATCAAATATTTTCGCAGCAGTAAAATACAGAAGGCAGATGAAATCGCAGAACTGCTTCATTTACCGATTCTGGCCGTATTGCCACGATGGGATATACAAAAACGAAAGTAG
- a CDS encoding ABC transporter ATP-binding protein encodes MIQKIQILKWMGAKTKPYIRSLILLILMGCILSFVKVYMAYVSKDLIDSALLRNITEVIKTGSLFGAALLLQVIFKWISTDLSVRTKENMSGNLREKIYRHLTGASWNEYTKYHTGDIHMRVMGDTQITVSGIIDGIIQGITQLTGMAAAFVVLLQLNRNIALFTLLCGPLSLVFIGIFGSRYMSIHEDTQEADGKYRAYLQECLSHMLIVKTFGKERDSAEKLRQMQAEKKRFAIKRTFSTTVINTVTMIGIGISFLLIFVWGMTSVFSKNISVGTFTAYIQLIAQMLIPFLDLALIGTTFLSAAGSSKRLMELERLHTEDMDVKPGVKDFDELIIDNLNFSYEADKPVLHDVSFSIKAGEIIGLIGASGQGKTTLINLIMQLLKPEKGSILIKKENTIYNMEQFSIRDLITYVPQGNTLFSGTIEENLAMGRKDAEEKEKEEALEEACAWGFVKELKEGWNTVIGEYGIGLSEGQAQRISIARAFLREAPLMILDEATSALDMDTEKAILRNIREMKGKRTGIIITHRLSALRYCDRVFTLEKGTLKEREPAKILAELNESIGFVSFYPSSEALAR; translated from the coding sequence ATGATTCAGAAAATTCAAATACTAAAGTGGATGGGGGCTAAAACAAAACCATATATACGAAGTCTGATACTTCTCATTCTGATGGGATGTATTTTATCTTTTGTAAAAGTATATATGGCATATGTTTCAAAAGATTTGATTGATTCGGCCCTCTTAAGGAACATAACGGAAGTGATAAAAACGGGAAGTTTATTCGGTGCTGCGCTGCTTCTGCAGGTGATTTTTAAATGGATCTCAACAGATTTATCCGTGCGGACCAAAGAAAACATGTCAGGTAATTTAAGAGAAAAAATATACCGGCATCTTACCGGGGCAAGCTGGAACGAATACACAAAATATCATACCGGAGACATTCATATGCGGGTCATGGGGGATACCCAGATAACGGTAAGCGGCATTATTGACGGTATCATTCAAGGAATAACCCAGCTAACAGGTATGGCAGCAGCCTTTGTGGTACTTTTACAGCTTAATAGAAATATTGCCCTGTTTACACTGCTTTGCGGACCCCTTTCCTTAGTGTTTATTGGGATTTTCGGTTCCCGGTACATGTCTATCCATGAAGATACCCAGGAGGCTGACGGCAAATACCGGGCATATTTACAGGAATGTTTATCCCATATGCTGATCGTGAAAACCTTTGGCAAGGAACGTGACAGTGCTGAAAAATTACGACAGATGCAGGCTGAAAAGAAGCGGTTTGCGATAAAACGCACCTTCTCAACCACGGTTATTAACACGGTAACCATGATTGGAATCGGCATCAGCTTCCTGCTTATATTTGTCTGGGGAATGACCTCTGTTTTCTCAAAAAACATCAGTGTAGGTACGTTTACCGCATACATACAGCTGATTGCCCAGATGCTGATACCGTTTTTAGATTTGGCTTTAATCGGCACTACCTTTCTATCGGCGGCCGGTTCCTCCAAACGGTTAATGGAGCTGGAGAGACTTCACACGGAAGACATGGACGTCAAACCTGGTGTGAAGGATTTTGATGAATTAATAATTGATAACCTGAACTTCTCCTACGAAGCAGACAAGCCTGTACTGCATGATGTATCATTCTCTATTAAAGCAGGGGAAATAATCGGCCTAATCGGAGCTTCAGGGCAAGGCAAGACCACCTTAATCAATTTAATCATGCAGCTTCTAAAGCCTGAGAAGGGCAGTATTCTCATTAAGAAAGAGAATACCATCTATAATATGGAACAGTTTTCTATCAGGGATTTGATAACCTATGTGCCCCAGGGAAATACCCTTTTTTCCGGTACCATTGAAGAGAACCTGGCAATGGGCAGAAAGGATGCAGAGGAAAAGGAGAAAGAAGAAGCCCTGGAAGAAGCCTGTGCCTGGGGCTTTGTAAAGGAACTGAAAGAAGGTTGGAATACGGTAATCGGTGAATACGGAATTGGCCTTTCAGAAGGGCAGGCCCAAAGAATCTCAATAGCAAGAGCCTTCCTTCGGGAAGCCCCTTTGATGATTCTGGACGAGGCAACATCAGCCCTGGATATGGATACGGAAAAGGCGATCCTTCGTAATATCAGAGAAATGAAGGGTAAACGCACCGGTATTATCATAACCCACAGGCTCTCAGCTCTTCGTTATTGCGATAGGGTATTCACACTGGAAAAGGGAACCTTAAAGGAAAGAGAGCCTGCTAAAATATTAGCGGAATTAAATGAAAGTATCGGTTTTGTTTCTTTTTATCCGTCTAGCGAAGCTCTAGCCAGGTAA
- a CDS encoding ECF transporter S component, with protein sequence MKTSQNNTMKESYVKSSVFSTRAMVTISLLTALSYVLMLLESPPYIGFLRLEFSDIPAILGAFWFGPAAGILIEFLKNLIKGITASNTMGIGELANFIVSVAYVVPASLLFRKLKGKYKSVFAFGAATISMMIVGFLMNYFVTIPLYARMYGGIDNIVGLASMVPGIKNMFTLILIGITPFNLVKGIFLGIVGHITYEILKKVIR encoded by the coding sequence ATGAAGACATCACAAAACAACACAATGAAGGAAAGCTATGTAAAAAGTTCTGTTTTTAGTACAAGAGCAATGGTTACGATAAGTCTCTTAACAGCTTTATCCTATGTATTAATGTTGCTGGAGTCCCCTCCCTATATCGGTTTTTTAAGACTTGAATTCAGTGATATACCGGCGATATTAGGCGCTTTTTGGTTTGGGCCGGCAGCAGGAATTCTAATAGAATTTCTAAAGAACCTCATAAAAGGAATTACTGCTTCCAATACCATGGGAATCGGTGAACTTGCCAACTTTATTGTAAGTGTTGCATACGTTGTACCTGCAAGCTTACTCTTTCGTAAATTAAAAGGAAAATATAAGTCAGTATTCGCTTTTGGTGCTGCAACCATTTCTATGATGATTGTAGGATTCCTAATGAATTACTTTGTAACCATACCTTTGTATGCCAGAATGTACGGTGGCATCGATAATATTGTAGGCTTGGCTTCTATGGTACCTGGTATTAAGAATATGTTTACCTTAATCTTAATTGGAATCACACCTTTTAATCTGGTAAAAGGTATATTTCTCGGTATTGTAGGTCATATCACTTATGAAATATTAAAAAAAGTAATCCGTTAA
- the tsaB gene encoding tRNA (adenosine(37)-N6)-threonylcarbamoyltransferase complex dimerization subunit type 1 TsaB translates to MKILALDSSGLVASVAVVTEDKVLGEFTVNNKKTHSQTLLPMVDEVLKILDIDVKELDAIAVAGGPGSFTGLRIGASTAKGLALVLDIPIINIPTVDSLAYNLYGTDHLICPMMDARRNQVYTGLYEWQEGEFKVVLPQFAAEVEELAEKLNSYNREIIFLGDGVEAQLSKFAPLLKAPYSIAPVHLSKQRAAALGALGVEYYKAGKLQEGDSFEPEYLRMSQAERERAEKQQQI, encoded by the coding sequence ATGAAGATATTAGCACTGGACAGTTCCGGACTTGTTGCTTCTGTGGCTGTGGTAACAGAGGATAAAGTACTGGGAGAATTCACTGTCAACAATAAGAAGACCCATTCTCAGACCCTTCTTCCTATGGTAGATGAGGTTCTTAAAATACTTGATATTGATGTGAAAGAGCTCGATGCAATTGCCGTTGCTGGAGGTCCGGGTTCCTTTACCGGATTGCGTATAGGTGCTTCTACTGCAAAAGGCCTGGCACTGGTTCTGGATATTCCGATAATTAATATACCTACTGTAGATTCCCTTGCATATAATCTGTATGGAACAGACCATTTAATCTGTCCTATGATGGATGCCAGAAGAAACCAGGTCTATACAGGTTTATATGAATGGCAGGAGGGCGAATTTAAAGTGGTTCTGCCGCAGTTTGCCGCAGAGGTAGAAGAATTGGCAGAAAAGCTTAACAGCTATAACCGGGAAATTATATTCCTTGGTGACGGTGTGGAAGCTCAGCTTAGTAAGTTTGCACCTTTACTGAAAGCTCCTTATTCTATTGCTCCTGTTCATCTTTCAAAGCAAAGAGCAGCAGCCCTTGGAGCTTTAGGGGTAGAGTATTACAAAGCCGGTAAGTTGCAAGAGGGAGACAGTTTTGAGCCGGAATATCTTAGAATGTCCCAGGCAGAACGCGAAAGAGCTGAAAAGCAGCAGCAAATTTAA